The following are from one region of the Syngnathus acus chromosome 10, fSynAcu1.2, whole genome shotgun sequence genome:
- the LOC119129128 gene encoding ribose-phosphate pyrophosphokinase 1 isoform X2 yields the protein MPNIKIFSGSSHPDLSQKIADRLGLELGKVVTKKFSNQETCVEIGESVRGEDVYIVQSGCGEINDNLMELLIMINACKIASASRVTAVIPCFPYARQDKKDKSRAPISAKLVANMLSVSGADHIITMDLHASQIQGFFDIPVDNLYAEPAVLKWIKENIPEWKNCTIVSPDAGGAKRVTSIADRLNVDFALIHKERKKANEVDRMVLVGDVTARVAILVDDMADTCGTICHAADKLISAGATKVYAILTHGIFSGPAISRINNACFEAVVVTNTIPQEEKMRHCPKIQVIDISMILAEAIRRTHNGESVSYLFSHVPL from the exons ATGccaaatatcaaaatattcaGCGGTAGCTCCCACCCAGACTTGTCTCAAAAGATAGCCGACCGCCTTGGTCTGGAGCTGGGCAAGGTGGTTACCAAGAAATTTAGCAACCAAGAAACATG cgTGGAGATAGGCGAGAGTGTACGAGGAGAAGACGTCTACATCGTCCAAAGCGGCTGCGGGGAAATCAATGACAACTTGATGGAGCTGCTCATCATGATCAACGCCTGCAAGATTGCCTCTGCCTCCAGAGTTACTGCCGTCATCCCTTGCTTTCCATACGCCCGCCAGGACAAGAAGGAcaag AGCCGTGCTCCCATATCCGCCAAGTTGGTGGCCAACATGCTTTCCGTGTCCGGTGCCGACCACATCATCACCATGGACCTGCACGCCTCGCAAATACAG gGATTCTTTGACATCCCAGTTGACAACCTCTACGCAGAGCCCGCTGTGTTAAAGTGGATTAAAGAAAACATACCCGAGTGGAAAAACTGCACCATTGTCTCACCGGATGCTGGAGGAGCAAAGAG GGTCACCTCCATCGCTGACCGGTTAAATGTGGACTTTGCTCTCATTCATAAAGAGCGGAAAAAGGCAAACGAGGTTGATCGGATGGTTCTTGTCGGCGACGTGACCGCTCGAGTTGCCATCCTCGTCGATGACATGGCAGACACCTGTGGGACCATCTGCCATGCTGCCGACAA GTTGATATCTGCTGGTGCTACAAAAGTGTATGCCATCCTGACCCACGGCATCTTCTCTGGGCCTGCCATTTCTCGCATCAATAATGCTTGCTTCGAAGCAGTTGTGGTCACCAATACGATACCCCAGGAGGAGAAAATGAGGCATTGTCCCAAAATACAG GTTATCGACATCTCCATGATCCTCGCGGAGGCCATTCGGAGAACCCACAATGGCGAGTCGGTCTCATACCTATTCAGCCACGTACCCTTGTAA
- the LOC119129336 gene encoding solute carrier family 25 member 53-like, with protein MAERPKPAQDEERLRDSKTRFHSYLHGGTSSLLSTLIVFPVYKTVFRQQIHNIQVHRAVKQLHKEGFVKLYRGVTPPLLMRTLSGTLLFGLQDTFLRLLSLPSLSVIPSSLQPAVAGLGVGTVEALVFTPFERVQNVLQSGHNDRRLPTLKSVLVKLKAQKLTSGYYRAFLPITVRNALGSSLYFGLKGPLSNAVAGQGLSPLASSFISGTVASMAISLSLYPLSVLIANMQVEVQTEVKGVTACWRILWNSRQRSVLLLYRGGALVILRSCITWGITTAIYDRQQKRSG; from the coding sequence ATGGCAGAACGTCCCAAGCCTGCACAAGATGAAGAGCGCCTGAGGGACTCAAAGACACGTTTCCATAGCTACCTCCATGGTGGGACCTCAAGCTTGCTGTCCACCCTTATTGTTTTCCCCGTGTACAAGACTGTTTTCCGCCAGCAAATCCACAACATCCAGGTTCACCGGGCTGTAAAGCAGCTCCACAAAGAAGGCTTTGTCAAGCTCTACAGGGGGGTGACCCCACCATTACTGATGAGGACACTCAGTGGTACGCTACTCTTTGGACTGCAGGATACCTTCCTCCGCCTGCTCTCCTTGCCCTCCCTCAGTGTCATTCCTTCCTCTCTACAACCTGCTGTGGCGGGGCTCGGCGTAGGAACAGTGGAGGCGCTGGTCTTTACACCTTTTGAACGCGTTCAGAACGTCTTGCAGAGTGGCCACAACGACCGCCGCCTCCCGACGTTAAAGAGTGTTCTTGTTAAGCTGAAGGCGCAAAAGCTGACTTCAGGCTACTACCGGGCCTTCCTGCCCATCACGGTTCGCAACGCCCTCGGCAGCTCCCTTTACTTTGGTTTGAAGGGGCCCTTGAGTAATGCTGTAGCAGGGCAGGGGCTTTCGCCATTAGCATCCTCTTTCATTTCTGGAACTGTTGCTTCCATGGCAATCAGCCTGAGCCTGTACCCGCTGTCTGTGCTGATAGCCAACATGCAGGTGGAAGTGCAGACAGAGGTGAAAGGGGTAACAGCCTGCTGGAGGATCCTGTGGAACTCCAGGCAGAGAAGTGTCCTATTACTATATCGAGGTGGTGCCCTAGTTATTCTGAGATCGTGTATCACCTGGGGAATCACCACGGCCATTTATGACAGGCAGCAAAAACGCTCAGGCTGA
- the tmsb1 gene encoding thymosin beta 1, which produces MCDKKVKTEVKLFDKTKLRKTEPEEKKSLPTQKEIEEEKKLNEEEPTRMINDEVVRFNTKKLRKTTTDEKNVLPTKDVIENEKKLNEEEPTRMVHDEVERFNTSKLRKTITDEKSTLPTKEEIEEEKKLNKEEPTRMVNDEVARFNTCKLRKTSTEERNRLPTKADIEAEKKMSKGGRK; this is translated from the exons ATGTGCGACAAAAAGGTCAAAACCGAAGTGAAGCTGTTTGATAAAACCAAACTGCGCAAGACTGAACCCGAAGAGAAGAAATCACTTCCAACCCAAAAGG agattgaagaggaaaagaaattaaacgaagAGGAAC CTACCCGAATGATCAACGACGAAGTGGTGAGATTTAACACCAAGAAGCTGCGGAAGACCACAACGGACGAGAAGAACGTACTGCCGACAAAGGACG tcattgAAAAcgaaaagaaattaaatgaagaGGAAC CTACCCGAATGGTCCACGACGAAGTGGAAAGATTTAACACGAGCAAGCTGCGTAAGACTATAACTGATGAGAAGAGCACACTTCCGACTAAAGAGG agattgaagaggaaaagaaattaAACAAAGAAGAAC CTACCAGAATGGTTAACGACGAAGTGGCGAGATTCAACACATGCAAGCTGCGGAAGACCTCAACGGAGGAGAGGAATCGCCTTCCGACTAAAGCGG ACATTGaggcagaaaagaaaatgtcaaaaggcGGACGTAAATGA
- the LOC119129128 gene encoding ribose-phosphate pyrophosphokinase 1 isoform X1, producing MPNIKIFSGSSHPDLSQKIADRLGLELGKVVTKKFSNQETCVEIGESVRGEDVYIVQSGCGEINDNLMELLIMINACKIASASRVTAVIPCFPYARQDKKDKVGSRAPISAKLVANMLSVSGADHIITMDLHASQIQGFFDIPVDNLYAEPAVLKWIKENIPEWKNCTIVSPDAGGAKRVTSIADRLNVDFALIHKERKKANEVDRMVLVGDVTARVAILVDDMADTCGTICHAADKLISAGATKVYAILTHGIFSGPAISRINNACFEAVVVTNTIPQEEKMRHCPKIQVIDISMILAEAIRRTHNGESVSYLFSHVPL from the exons ATGccaaatatcaaaatattcaGCGGTAGCTCCCACCCAGACTTGTCTCAAAAGATAGCCGACCGCCTTGGTCTGGAGCTGGGCAAGGTGGTTACCAAGAAATTTAGCAACCAAGAAACATG cgTGGAGATAGGCGAGAGTGTACGAGGAGAAGACGTCTACATCGTCCAAAGCGGCTGCGGGGAAATCAATGACAACTTGATGGAGCTGCTCATCATGATCAACGCCTGCAAGATTGCCTCTGCCTCCAGAGTTACTGCCGTCATCCCTTGCTTTCCATACGCCCGCCAGGACAAGAAGGAcaaggtgggg AGCCGTGCTCCCATATCCGCCAAGTTGGTGGCCAACATGCTTTCCGTGTCCGGTGCCGACCACATCATCACCATGGACCTGCACGCCTCGCAAATACAG gGATTCTTTGACATCCCAGTTGACAACCTCTACGCAGAGCCCGCTGTGTTAAAGTGGATTAAAGAAAACATACCCGAGTGGAAAAACTGCACCATTGTCTCACCGGATGCTGGAGGAGCAAAGAG GGTCACCTCCATCGCTGACCGGTTAAATGTGGACTTTGCTCTCATTCATAAAGAGCGGAAAAAGGCAAACGAGGTTGATCGGATGGTTCTTGTCGGCGACGTGACCGCTCGAGTTGCCATCCTCGTCGATGACATGGCAGACACCTGTGGGACCATCTGCCATGCTGCCGACAA GTTGATATCTGCTGGTGCTACAAAAGTGTATGCCATCCTGACCCACGGCATCTTCTCTGGGCCTGCCATTTCTCGCATCAATAATGCTTGCTTCGAAGCAGTTGTGGTCACCAATACGATACCCCAGGAGGAGAAAATGAGGCATTGTCCCAAAATACAG GTTATCGACATCTCCATGATCCTCGCGGAGGCCATTCGGAGAACCCACAATGGCGAGTCGGTCTCATACCTATTCAGCCACGTACCCTTGTAA